A window from Garra rufa chromosome 14, GarRuf1.0, whole genome shotgun sequence encodes these proteins:
- the vma12 gene encoding transmembrane protein 199 produces the protein MASSVKIGEKFREKARDLLERQSGVSEELKEELKSLTDQSILPFKTVRKLHTLLQENGHPVYLHELFEDSSLHLPEVITPPRNPQLVARLEKIKAKLANEEYKRITRNVNPQEMNHHGTLADFGRQVRSVKAVVVTVFNFLVTIIAAFACSYLGSQYIFTETAARVIAAVIAASVVGLAELYVLVRTMEGELGEP, from the exons ATGGCTTCTTCGGTTAAAATCGGAGAGAAATTTCGGGAAAAAGCGAGAGATTTACTGGAGAGACAATCTGGCGTGTCAGAAGAGCTGAAGGAAGAATTGAAATCTCTGACAGATCAGTCCATCTTACCATTCAAGACTGTGAGAAAACTACACACGCTTCTTCAGGAAAATG GACATCCAGTGTATCTTCATGAGCTATTTGAGGACAGCTCACTTCATCTTCCAGAAGTCATCACACCTCCGAGG AACCCTCAGTTGGTTGCCCGCCTAGAAAAAATTAAAGCAAAACTCGCCAATGAAGAATACAAGAGAATAACACGGAATGTAAATCCACAG GAAATGAATCATCATGGAACTTTAGCAGATTTTGGACGACAAG TGCGGTCCGTGAAGGCAGTTGTTGTTACTGTATTCAACTTCCTGGTAACTATAATTGCGGCATTTGCCTGTTCATATCTGGGCAGCCAGTATATCTTCACTGAGACAGCAGCG AGAGTAATAGCTGCAGTAATTGCAGCATCTGTTGTCGGTCTTGCTGAGCTTTATGTTCTGGTCCGGACTATGGAGGGAGAACTTGGAGAGCCCTGA